A window of Diabrotica virgifera virgifera chromosome 9, PGI_DIABVI_V3a contains these coding sequences:
- the LOC126892709 gene encoding putative nuclease HARBI1 — MEFQNIVEEEMYENILLNLINDDDVPVPNVIPPNLLEIVREENGDRRRVIPRNEDFYEEVIPRYFEDLFVEHFRMSRAVFQQLLELVGNQGMVSENALIPLEKKLLFTVWMLAKPECFLAAGDRFGLSKGTGHFIFKEIVAILKHLRFQLILWPNNHENSMRVFNERSNGFSGVVGAIDGCHIPIKQPANNGHDYYNRKQFHSIILQGVCDHQMLFLDINVGMPGRVHDARVFRNSQLFQRLTSQDAPLLTNNQHILGDSAYPLLVNLMTPFRDNGHLNVDQNRYNEKLSCIRSIIERAFGLLKNKFRRLKFLEVASPTFASDIVAAACVLHNFIILHKEEVNVQEDDEENIVFDNVENERIEEENEAVLKRNHFVNIFRNN, encoded by the exons ATGGAATTCCAAAATATTGTTGAAGAGGAAATGTATGAAAACAtcttacttaatttaattaatgatGATGATGTACCAGTGCCTAATGTAATTCCTCCCAATTTATTGGAGATAGTAAGAGAAGAAAATGGGGATAGGCGACGAGTAATTCCAAGGAATGAAGATTTCTACGAAGAAGTAATTCCTCGCTACTTTGAAGATTTATTTGTTGAACATTTTCGCATGAGTAGAGCAGTGTTTCAG cAATTATTAGAGTTGGTTGGCAATCAAGGTATGGTGTCAGAAAATGCATTAATTCCCCTTGAGAAAAAACTGCTATTTACTGTATGGATGTTGGCAAAACCGGAGTGTTTTTTAGCTGCAGGGGACAGATTTGGCTTGTCAAAAGGAACTGGCCATTTTATATTTAAAGAAATTGTAGCCATATTGAAACACTTAAGGTTCCAATTAATTTTATGGCCTAACAATCATGAAAATAGTATGAGG GTTTTTAATGAAAGATCAAATGGCTTTTCTGGGGTTGTAGGAGCTATCGATGGTTGTCATATTCCTATAAAACAACCAGCAAATAATGGACATGATTACTACAATAGGAAACAATTTCATTCCATTATTTTACAAG GTGTATGTGATCACCAAATGCTCTTTCTTGATATTAATGTAGGTATGCCAGGAAGAGTTCATGATGCTCGTGTCTTTCGCAATAGTCAATTATTTCAGAGATTAACATCCCAAGATGCTCCTTTGTTGACCAATAATCAACACATACTTGGAGACTCAGCTTACCCGTTGCTAGTAAACTTAATGACTCCATTCAGAGATAATGGCCATTTAAATGTAGACCAAAATAGATATAACGAAAAATTGAGTTGTATTAGGTCAATTATAGAAAGAGCTTTTggattattaaaaaataaatttcgaaGGTTAAAGTTTTTGGAAGTTGCCAGTCCGACTTTTGCCAGTGATATTGTGGCTGCAGCTTGTGTTTTACATAACTTTATCATATTACACAAGGAAGAAGTAAATGTACAGGAAGATGACGAAGAAAACATAGTTTTTGACAATGTTGAAAATGAGAGAATTGAAGAAGAAAATGAGGCTGTTCTCAAAAGAAatcattttgtaaatatatttagaaataattaa
- the LOC126892710 gene encoding uncharacterized protein LOC126892710 yields the protein MTSRYYYYNNEEYEIKATAEQHCKLQNDLQFFLSCVGVEESEGEVLVVGEEVVEDVKENISQNEKQSSVWNQATVNLLINSYRELKEEFRNPKTKKKALWSQIKTNFEKLGYSMSEDLLDRKWRNLKKQYKLAKDNIKGTGKARITWEYYDILTEIFEDDASINLPPVVESARPEKASTSNAEITNSICATFKAHASTSNASASTSLDFTPLELMETATIVEGSLKNSIAVSTSSLSKVSKAESLKRKGNQKESPYNMKKRKLAAETKRTEVIKIHAESIEKYTAELKRANDMQERKILAMEKTNELLEKLIANKK from the exons ATGACCAGTCGATATTATTATTACAATAATGAAGAGTACGAAATAAAAGCCACGGCAGAACAACATTGTAAGCTTCAAAATG atttacAGTTCTTCTTAAGTTGTGTAGGAGTAGAAGAAAGTGAGGGCGAAGTTCTCGTTGTTGGGGAAGAAGTTGTTGAAGATGTAAAAGAAAACATTTCTCAGAATGAAAAAC AATCAAGTGTGTGGAATCAGGCAACTGTTAATCTATTGATTAACAGTTACAGAGAATTGAAAGAGGAGTTTAGAAATCCTAAAACAAAGAAAAAGGCGTTATGGTCGCAAATAAaaacaaactttgaaaaattaggATATTCTATGTCGGAGGACTTATTAGATAGAAAATggagaaatttaaaaaagcaATACAAGCTTGCTAAAGATAACATTAAAGGAACAGGGAAGGCCAGGATTACATGGGAATATTATGATATTTTAACCGAAATATTTGAAGATGATGCCAGCATAAACTTGCCTCCGGTTGTTGAAAGTGCAAGACCGGAAAAAGCATCAACCTCAAATGCAGAGATTACTAACAGTATATGTGCTACATTCAAGGCACATGCATCTACTTCAAATGCCAGTGCCAGTACCAGTTTGGATTTTACACCGTTGGAGCTAATGGAAACAGCTACCATTGTAGAAGGGAGCCTTAAAAATTCAATAGCAGTATCTACTTCATCTCTCTCCAAAGTAAGTAAAGCTGAATCCTTAAAGAGAAAAGGCAACCAGAAAGAATCTCCATATAATATGAAAAAGAGGAAGTTGGCTGCAGAAACCAAAAGAACAGAGGTGATAAAAATACATGCAGAATCCATAGAGAAGTATACAGCAGAGTTAAAAAGAGCCAACGACATGCAGGAGAGAAAGATACTAGCtatggaaaaaaccaatgaacttttggaaaaattaattgcaaataaaaagtaa
- the LOC126892711 gene encoding piggyBac transposable element-derived protein 4-like, producing MSYEKEQRRLQSLWDDNMSDDTEDPYYNDSDNDPVYQQESSSTGSSVLTFNEPRKKRRRIEKLELEESEDSEINESSNEEEQDVVSDWGVVVGDPKDFDFDGDIGLVKEVQDMKGEDIFAYYKLFLDDELINTLVTETNLYAEQAIIKAITEETLMPSSRLSKWTNVTCEEMYCFLGFLLWMGLDKKPKITDYWKRSEIYWSEAANRMSRNRFENILRMWHFANNEHCEEGDRLGKIRFLVDSLNKKFKQVIFPDENVCIDETMVPFRGRLIFRQYVKGKRHKFGIKLFKLCLPGGYTYHCKIYCGTEKSNDMLVATKIVFELMGKCLDKGMTLYTDNWYTSTELAQKLLERKTHLVGTLRKNRKGIPKEILSTKLKKGEIIGREKDGIVLFKWKDKRDVLMLTTKHDETLVEVPGRINKFKPKAVVDYNKAKTFIDLSDQMSSYSTSVRRSLKWYRKVAVELITGTCVVNACYLFNKNNNKVDKKQITELRESLCLKMLAFGKKENPLDFQLQDQLKHRLIPTEKKGRCAICYKKYKDANGRVYATKNSRQVKTKCETCEEHFMCLECFFDNHISNRK from the exons ATGTCTTACGAGAAAGAACAACGGAGATTGCAGAGTTTATGGGATGACAATATGAGCGATGATACCGAGGATCCATATTACAACGACTCAGATAATGACCCTGTGTACCAACAAGAGAGTTCGAGTACTGGCAGTAGTGTACTGACTTTCAACGAACCCAGAAAAAAAAGACGTAGGATTGAGAAGCTGGAACTTGAAG aatcTGAGGATTCTGAAATAAATGAGTCGTCAAATGAGGAAGAGCAAGATGTTGTGTCGGATTGGGGCGTAGTTGTTGGAGATCCCAAAGACTTTGATTTTGATGGGGACATTGGTCTGGTGAAAGAAGTACAAGATATGAAAGGTGAAGATATATTTGCTTACTATAAATTATTTCTTGATGACGAGCTAATAAATACCTTAGTAACCGAAACCAATTTATACGCGGAACAAGCCATAATAAAAGCCATTACGGAAGAGACTCTCATGCCGTCCTCTAGACTAAGTAAATGGACCAACGTGACGTGCGAAGAAATGTATTGTTTCTTGGGTTTTCTGCTATGGATGGGTTTAGACAAAAAACCGAAAATCACAGATTATTGGAAACGTTCTGAAATTTATTGGTCTGAAGCGGCAAACCGAATGTCTCGAAACCGCTTTGAAAATATTCTAAGAATGTGGCATTTCGCTAACAATGAACACTGCGAAGAAGGAGACCGACTGGGCAAAATTCGATTCCTGGTTGACTCCCTAAATAAGAAGTTCAAGCAAGTTATCTTTCCTGACGAAAATGTCTGTATAGACGAAACAATGGTACCCTTCCGAGGGCGCTTAATTTTTCGACAATATGTCAAAGGAAAAAGGCATAAATTTGGAATTAAGCTTTTCAAACTATGTCTCCCTGGAGGGTATACTTAccattgtaaaatatattgcGGAACAGAAAAATCAAATGACATGCTGGTAGCCACGAAGATTGTTTTTGAACTTATGGGTAAGTGTCTTGATAAAGGCATGACTCTGTATACCGATAACTGGTATACCAGCACCGAGTTAGCCCAAAAATTACTTGAAAGAAAAACCCATCTTGTCGGGACACTCAGAAAAAATAGGAAAGGGATTCCAAAAGAAATTTtgtcaacaaaattgaaaaaaggCGAAATTATAGGCAGAGAGAAAGATGGCATAGTTTTATTCAAATGGAAAGATAAACGGGACGTGTTGATGCTCACAACAAAACATGATGAAACGCTAGTTGAAGTTCCGGGcagaataaataaatttaaaccCAAGGCAGTTGTTGATTATAACAAAGCAAAAACGTTTATTGATTTATCTGACCAGATGTCGTCATATTCAACTTCTGTAAGACGAAGTCTTAAATGGTACCGTAAAGTTGCAGTAGAATTAATTACTGGAACTTGTGTCGTAAATGCTTgttatttattcaataaaaacaataacaaagtAGATAAAAAACAAATAACAGAATTACGAGAAAGTTTATGTTTGAAAATGCTTGCTTTCGGAAAAAAAGAAAATCCTTTAGATTTTCAACTGCAAGATCAACTAAAACACAGATTGATCCCAACCGAAAAAAAAGGACGTTGTGCTATAtgctacaaaaaatataaggatGCCAATGGGCGAGTATACGCAACAAAAAATTCAAGACAAGTTAAAACCAAATGTGAAACTTGTGAGGAACATTTTATGTGTCTGGAATGCTTTTTTGACAATCATATTTCTAatagaaaataa